The genomic segment ATGCTGATTTTCTTGCATTTCAGCCAGAAATTTTAATCACTTTTGGAGGAATGATTGTTTCAAAACGAATTAAAGCTTTCTTGCGAGACTACAAACCAAAAGAACATTGGCATATTGATACTTTGCGTGCTTATGATACTTTTAATGCCTTAACAGAGCATTTTATAATGGAGCCAAATGATTTTTTCAATGAATTATTACCTGAAACTACTTTTGTAGAAAGTGATTATTTTTCGAAAATTGATAAAATTTACGACTTAAGAAAAATCAGAAGGCAAGAGTATCTTGAAAAAACTAAGTTTTCAGATTTCAAAGTATTTGAAAAAGTTATTGAGTCTTTACCTAAAAAGAGTCAGCTTCAAATTAGCAATAGTGCGGCAATTCGATATGCACAATTAATAGATATTGATCCTTCGATTGAGGTTTTTTGTAATCGCGGAACAAGCGGAATAGACGGCAGTACATCAACTGCAATTGGTGCTTCTGTTGGAAATAGCAAACAAAACGTTTTTATTACCGGTGATATTAGCTTTTTATACGATAGTAATGCTTTGTGGAATGCTTATATTCCTCAAAACTTCAAAATTATTTTGATTAATAATGGTGGAGGAGGAATTTTTAGAATTTTACCTGGACACGAAGAAAAGCCTGTTTTTAATACATTTTTTGAAACGTCACATCATTTAACAGCTGAACATTTAGCTAAGATGTATAAAATGAATTATTTAGCAGCATCTGACGTAGATTCTTTAGAGAAAAACTTAGAGCTGCTTTATACAAAAAATGATGCACCAACAATTTTAGAAGTTTTTACTCCAACTCATGAAAATGATGTGATTCTAAAAAGGTATTTTAAAGAACTGATTTAATACGTAAATAAAATAGTGTTAATTTTAATTTAGTTTTGATTTTTTGTTTTAGATTTGATTTTTTGTTTTAGATTTGAGGGATTATAAAGTAAGAAAAATCATTTAAAACTAAAATTTATGAGCACCAGAGAAGAGTTAATAGTAAAATATGCGTCAGATCTAAAAGAAAAATGCGGTTTAACACCAAATATGGATTTACTAACTAAAGTTACAATAGGTTGTGGACCATCGATTTATCATGCAGATGCATCAACTGTAGCCGGATCGCAACCATCTGAGATAGCAACAGTAAAGAATAATTTCCTGATCAAAAAATTAGGATTAGCTGATAGTCCCGCTTTAAATGCTGGTATTGAAGCGGTTTTAGAGAAATATGGCAAAGCAAACAAACATAAATACAGAGCCGTTGTTTATTATTTACTGACTTTGCACTTTAAGAAAGAAAGCGTTTATAAATAAACTATATTTTATAAATAGTCACGGAAGAGCACCAATATTAGGTGCTTTTTTTGTTTTATTTTATATCAAATATTTTTCGTTGTACCATTTTCAAACTTCGTACATTTGCAGCTTAGAAACTTAGCCACTTTTAGGCTTAGAACCTCAAGAATATGATTGAAATAGGAAAATACAATACCCTTACTATACTACGTGATACCAAAGTTGGTTTATTTTTAGGAAACCCTGAAAAAGATCCTGAAGGAATTCATGACATTTTATTACCAAACAAATACGTTCCGAATGAATTTGAAATAGGCGAAGAACTAGTAGTCTTTGTTTATCTTGATCACGAACAACGTCCGGTTGCAACTACATTAGAACCTTATATTTTATTGAATGAATTTGCGCTTTTAAGAGTAAATTACATCAATCAGGTTGGTGCATTTATGGATTGGGGAATGGAAAAAGACATTCTGGTTCCGTTTAAAGAACAAGCACGTCCAATGGAAAAAGGAAAACGTTACTTAGTTTACCTTTACATGGATGAGAAAACCAATCGTTTAGTTGCTTCAAGTAAATTGAATCAATTTTTAAGCAATGAAAACCTAACTGTTGAAAAAGGAGAAGAAGTTGATTTGATAGTTTCACATATTACCGAATTAGGAATCAACGTAATCATCAATGAACAACACAAAGGATTGTTGTACAAAGACGAAGTTTATGACGATGCGATAAGAACCGGAGACAGAATGCGCGGTTATATCAAAAACATTCGTCCTGATAATAAAATTGATGTTGCATTGCAAGTGCAAGGATATCAAAGTATTGAGCCAAATGCAGAAAAGATTTTAGATGAATTAAGAGCCAATCGTGGTTTTTTACGTCTAAATGACAATTCACATCCTGAAGATATTAAAACCGTATTAAAAATGAGTAAAAAGACCTTTAAAAAAGCCATTGGTGCTTTATATAAAGACAAACTCATCGAAATCAAAGAAGACGGAATTTACCTGGTAAAGGATAATTAAAATAAAATTCCAATATATACGTATTACATTGGAATTTGGGGTTTTATTTTTGGGATTTCAAAAATTATTTGTAACAAGAAAGGCTGCTCATTACAAGCAGCCTTTCCCTTTTTATTCTAGTTTTAAAAAAAATTGTAATTAAAAAAAAACAGAAATAAAATTAATTCGAATCCATTCAAAAAATAATAGCTTTATAAATTTTAGAAACTATTTTCTGAAACGGTATGTCTTTAAACAATATATACATTCATATTAAAAGCAAAAAATCAAGTTCACGGCTAGTCCATTTGGTTTGATAAAATAACTTATAGAAAGTTTTAGTTAGCATTTTTTCCTCTTTTCGTAATCAATTTGATACTAATTACTAAACAATTCTAGCGTTTAACCTTAGGTGTTACTATTTCTTTTTTGAAGTTTCAACAAATGAATAAATCATTTGCCCATTAATCATAGGTTTATGAATAAGAACCATAAAAAAATGAGCGACAAATTTTTTAAATTTTCTCAAAAAAATCATTTTTTAGGTTAATAAATCAGTGAAAGAAAATCAATCTAAAACCAATGAAATAAATTGTATCTCATTGATTTCTAGGATGTAAAATTAAATATTATTTTTTAAAACTAGTGTTAAAAAATAATATTTTTTGTACGTAAACCCCAATTGTTAACATTAGGGGGAATTATTAGTACAGACTTAAACCAAATTGAGTAGGTAAAAATATAAAAATGCTTTATTTTTACATTATAATTATTTAAAATAAAACAAATAGAAATGGATTGGATTACTGCCAGAGAATTTGAAGATATAACCTATAAAAAATGTAACGGAGTTGCGAGAATTGCTTTTAACAGACCTAATGTTAGAAATGCATTCCGTCCAAAAACAACTTCAGAATTGTACCAGGCTTTTTATGATGCTCAGGAAGACACCTCAATAGGAGTTGTTTTACTTTCTGCCGAAGGACCGTCGACAAAAGATGGTGTATATTCTTTTTGCAGTGGAGGAGATCAAAATGCTCGTGGACATCAGGGTTATGTTGGCGAAGATGGACAGCACCGTTTGAATATTCTTGAAGTTCAGCGTTTAATTCGTTTTATGCCAAAAGTTGTCATTGCAGTAGTTCCCGGTTGGGCAGTTGGTGGCGGACATAGTTTGCACGTAGTTTGCGATATGACTCTGGCAAGTAAAGAACACGCTATTTTTAAACAAACAGATGCCGATGTAACTAGTTTTGATGGTGGTTACGGATCTGCTTATTTGGCAAAAATGGTTGGACAGAAAAAAGCACGTGAAATTTTCTTTCTAGGAAGAAATTACTCAGCTCAGGAAGCAATGGATATGGGAATGGTAAATGCCGTAATTCCTCACGACGAACTTGAAGCAACAGCTTATGAGTGGGCACAGGAAATTCTGCAAAAATCACCAACTTCTATAAAAATGCTGAAATTCGCCATGAATTTAACAGATGACGGAATGGTAGGACAGCAAGTTTTTGCCGGAGAAGCTACTCGTTTAGCATATATGACCGAAGAAGCAAAAGAAGGAAGAAATGCTTTCTTAGAAAAAAGAAAACCAAACTTCGGAGAAAATAAATGGCTACCATAAAGTAACAATCAGTTTACAGTCTCAGTCACAGTCTGAAAACTGACACTGAGACTGTAAACTTTTTCAAGAACTTGAAACCTGAAACCTGAAACAAAAATCAACTAAAAAAAATATAATGAAACATTGGATTGAAGCCGCGAGATTGCGCACATTGCCTTTATCAGTTTCCGGAATTATAGTAGGAAGTATATACGCCTTATCAAACCCAACAGAAACCATCAATACACCAACAGAAGTATTTAGTTGGAAAATCTTTGGTTTTGCACTATTAACAACACTAGGCCTACAGGTTCTGTCCAATTTTGCAAATGATTACGGAGATGGAGTAAAAGGTACAGATAATGCAGATAGAGTTGGACCTCAAAGAGCAATTCAGAGTGGTGTAATCACGCCGCAAGCCATGAAAAAAGCCATTATAATTACGGCTGCATTGACGTTATTATCAGCTATTATTCTGATTTATTTTGCTTTTGGAGAGACTAATTTCGGATATTCAATCTTTTTCTTATTACTAGGAATCGCAGCAATTGTTTCGGCAATTCGTTATACAGTAGGAAACTCAGCTTATGGATACAGAGGCTTTGGAGACTTATTTGTTTTCATATTCTTCGGACTCGTGAGTACATTGGGCGTAAACTTTTTGTATTCAAAAGAAGTAGATCCACTATTAATTTTACCTGCAATTTCAATAGGATTATTAAGCGTTGGCGTTTTAAACCTAAACAACATGCGCGATGAAGAATCAGACAGAAAATCAGGAAAAAATACAATTGTAGTTAAGATTGGCGGAGCAAAAGCCAAAATTTATCACTTCACTTTAATTATTACAGCAATGCTTTTGGTAATTATTTTTGCATTTTTAAGTGATTATAATTTCGATCAATACTTGTTTTTATTAGCTTACATACCTTTAACTAAACATTTAATTACAGTCTATAAAAATCAAAACCCTAAGCTATTAGACCCCGAATTAAAAAAACTGGCATTAAGCACATTTTTACTTTCAATATTATTAACAGTATGTATGATCTCATTAATTTCAGATATTATTGTTAATCTATTTTTAGGTGGCAGATAAATTAAAGTTCAACTTTAAATTTTTATAAAAATGAAAATCACATTTTACGGACACGCTTCATTGGGCATCGAAGTTGGAGGAAAACACATTATTGTAGATCCTTTCATTACAGGAAATCCACAGGCATCAGCAATCGACATAAATACATTAAAGGCAGACTATATTTTATTAACACACGCACATGGTGACCACGTTCTGGACGTTGAAGCAATTGCAAAACGTACCAATGCAGTGATAGTTTCAAATGCCGAAATCTCAAGTTATTACGGACAAAGAGAATTTAAGACACACCCAATGAATCACGGTGGAAGCTGGCAGTTTGACTTTGGAAAAGTAAAACATGTAAACGCAATACACTCGAGTTCATTCCCTGACGGAACTTATGGCGGAAATCCCGGAGGTTTCGTAATCGAAGGCGAACACAAAAACATCTATATTGCCGGTGACACAGCGTTGACAATGGATATGAAACTGATTCCGTTGCGCACAAAACTAGATTTGGCAATATTTCCTATTGGTAACAATTTTACAATGGATGTTGAAGATGCTATTATCGCTTCAGATTTTGTAGAATGTGATAAAATCCTGGGCTATCATTTTGATACCTTTGGATATATAGAAATTGATCACGAAGAATCGATCCGTAAATTTTTCGATAAAGGAAAAGATTTGATGCTTCTTGAAATTGGAGAATCAATCGAATTATAATTCTTTTAATGAAAACATTAATTCTATTTTTGGAATTTCGAATTTTAGGAGCTAATCCCGCTTTCGGCTATATCTTTTTTTGAGGCAAAGAAAAATTGCCCAAAAAAAGGATACCGCCTCTATCGGGGCTAAAAACACCTTTACGTTTAAAAAGTATGGACGAAATTAAATTTATTTGTGAGTGCTGCGGTAAAGAACACGAGAGTTGGCCCGCAATAACATACAATTCTCCAAGTAGTTACAGCAATCTTTCAGATCAGGAAAAAGAAGAAATAGCAGTAATTGATTCCGATTTTTGTGTAATAAAACATTCAGATCAGGTAGATCGCTTTATCAGATGCGTTTTAATTCAAAAAGTTAACGATCATTGCGAAGATTTAGAATACGGTTTCTGGGTTTCACTAAGCGAGCAAAGTTTTGAGAATTATCTTGAAAATTTTGACAACGAAAATCATGAAACACAATATTTTGGCTGGCTTTCAAATTATATTCCACAATACCAATTCACAAATAGTATCCCAACAACAGTAGTTACCAAGAACGGTAACGAAAGACCTGAAATTTTTCCGCATCAGGATTTTGATCATCCATTTGTAAAAGATTATTACAACGGAATTACAAAAGAAGAAGCTGAAAAAAGAATTAAGAAAATACTAAAAAATTAGGCTTGAAATTTGTACAAGACATTTAAACTAAATTTTATAAAATGAATTTAAAAAAAATTGCCCTATTTCTTTTAATTGCAGTTTCTTACAGTACTTATGCCCAAAAAGATGGTTATTGGGACAAAGAGCGATCCACTACAAAAGAAATCATAGTTTCTGCCCGCGACCGAATCATCCTTAAAACAGAAGATTTGCCAGTTGGAACCACAGAAATTGTCTATAGAATAACACTTCTGGACGAAAACCAGCAAATGGCAAATAGTTTAGTTTCAGTATTAAAATCAATTCCGGATCCAACCGGAATAAGCCAGGGATCAGCCGGAGCAGTTTTTTTAATGTCTAAAATCTCTGGAGACGATACCTGTTCTTATGCACTTTTTACTTCAAATGATAGTGCTAAAAAGTATATCGATGACGGAAAAACTGATAAAGCCTGTTATGCTCAGGAAGAACCATTAAGTAAAGATGCAAAGCGATTATCACTAGATAAATCATCATGTTTAGGAGACAACATTAGTACAATTTGGTTTGGTTTTCATAGCAAAAACTGGCTTCTGAATCAGAAAATAGTTTTAGAAGTGGTGCCTTGGGTTGATACAAAATTGAATCGTGGATGGAATCAGGACAACAAAAACGAAATTATCAGCCTTTGTAAAACATCAACAATGGCACAAAAAATGGCCAATTCTGATGATTTCTGCGTTTGTATTCTGGATAAAATCATGAAACAATATCGCTACACAGAATTTCAAAAATTGCTGCCAATTGAGAAAAATAAGGCTTACAAAGATTTCGGAAATACCTGTTATAAAGATGCTGATATTTCTAAAAATGTTTTTAATGATTTGCGAACACAAATTGTATCTCTAATAAAAGCGCAAAAATACAACGAAGCAATTCCGAAACTAAATACCATAATAAGTGACGGAAAAGCAACTGCAGTAGATTACAGTTCTATTGGATATTGCTATATTTTGACAAAACAATACGCAAAAGCAATTAAATTTCTTAAAGAAGGCGAAAAACTAGACGATACAGAGTTGTTGATAAAATTAAACTTAGCCCATGTTTATCTTGTAAGTGACGATTATAGTGAAGCAAAAGCAATCTATAAAAAATACCAAACTCAAAATGTAACAGATAATTTGAGTTGGAAAGAAAAAACAAAACAAGATTTTATAGTTTTCCAAAAAGCAGGTTTACCATCAAAAGACTTCGAAAAAATTCTAAATCTTTATAATTAAAATTTCTACCATATAAGTGATATAAGTTCATTTAAACGTTATGTATAAATCCGAATGATTAAAATTTTAAACTCTACCAATAAAGTGGTATAACAAAATTTAAACAAGGTTTTACATGCTATAATTTAAATGAACTTATATCACTTATATGATGAAAAAGAAAAACATGAAAGCAACTTACCATAAATACATGCTCGAGTTTAAACGTCCTTCAGGAACTTCGCGAGGTGTTATGACCGAGAAAGAAACCTGGTTTATTGTTCTTCAAGAGAATGGTAAAAAAGGAATAGGTGAGTGTGGTATACTTCGTGGTTTGAGTGCTGATGATCGTGATGATTATGAAGAAAAACTGCAATGGACTTGCCAGAATATTCATTTGGGAGAAACAGCTCTTTGGGAAGCATTATTAGAATTTCCGTCCATACAATTCGGAATTGAAATGGCTTTTTTATCACTAAAAAGTGAAAATCCTTATTTGTTATTTCCATCCCATTTTACAGATAATTCAAAATCAATAGTTATAAATGGTTTAGTCTGGATGGGAGAAGCATCTTTCATGAAAGAGCAAATTGAAGAAAAAATAGCCAATGGTTTTAATTGTGTCAAACTTAAAA from the uncultured Flavobacterium sp. genome contains:
- a CDS encoding 1,4-dihydroxy-2-naphthoyl-CoA synthase, giving the protein MDWITAREFEDITYKKCNGVARIAFNRPNVRNAFRPKTTSELYQAFYDAQEDTSIGVVLLSAEGPSTKDGVYSFCSGGDQNARGHQGYVGEDGQHRLNILEVQRLIRFMPKVVIAVVPGWAVGGGHSLHVVCDMTLASKEHAIFKQTDADVTSFDGGYGSAYLAKMVGQKKAREIFFLGRNYSAQEAMDMGMVNAVIPHDELEATAYEWAQEILQKSPTSIKMLKFAMNLTDDGMVGQQVFAGEATRLAYMTEEAKEGRNAFLEKRKPNFGENKWLP
- the menA gene encoding 1,4-dihydroxy-2-naphthoate octaprenyltransferase, whose protein sequence is MKHWIEAARLRTLPLSVSGIIVGSIYALSNPTETINTPTEVFSWKIFGFALLTTLGLQVLSNFANDYGDGVKGTDNADRVGPQRAIQSGVITPQAMKKAIIITAALTLLSAIILIYFAFGETNFGYSIFFLLLGIAAIVSAIRYTVGNSAYGYRGFGDLFVFIFFGLVSTLGVNFLYSKEVDPLLILPAISIGLLSVGVLNLNNMRDEESDRKSGKNTIVVKIGGAKAKIYHFTLIITAMLLVIIFAFLSDYNFDQYLFLLAYIPLTKHLITVYKNQNPKLLDPELKKLALSTFLLSILLTVCMISLISDIIVNLFLGGR
- a CDS encoding tetratricopeptide repeat protein, with the translated sequence MNLKKIALFLLIAVSYSTYAQKDGYWDKERSTTKEIIVSARDRIILKTEDLPVGTTEIVYRITLLDENQQMANSLVSVLKSIPDPTGISQGSAGAVFLMSKISGDDTCSYALFTSNDSAKKYIDDGKTDKACYAQEEPLSKDAKRLSLDKSSCLGDNISTIWFGFHSKNWLLNQKIVLEVVPWVDTKLNRGWNQDNKNEIISLCKTSTMAQKMANSDDFCVCILDKIMKQYRYTEFQKLLPIEKNKAYKDFGNTCYKDADISKNVFNDLRTQIVSLIKAQKYNEAIPKLNTIISDGKATAVDYSSIGYCYILTKQYAKAIKFLKEGEKLDDTELLIKLNLAHVYLVSDDYSEAKAIYKKYQTQNVTDNLSWKEKTKQDFIVFQKAGLPSKDFEKILNLYN
- a CDS encoding S1-like domain-containing RNA-binding protein: MIEIGKYNTLTILRDTKVGLFLGNPEKDPEGIHDILLPNKYVPNEFEIGEELVVFVYLDHEQRPVATTLEPYILLNEFALLRVNYINQVGAFMDWGMEKDILVPFKEQARPMEKGKRYLVYLYMDEKTNRLVASSKLNQFLSNENLTVEKGEEVDLIVSHITELGINVIINEQHKGLLYKDEVYDDAIRTGDRMRGYIKNIRPDNKIDVALQVQGYQSIEPNAEKILDELRANRGFLRLNDNSHPEDIKTVLKMSKKTFKKAIGALYKDKLIEIKEDGIYLVKDN
- a CDS encoding metal-dependent hydrolase, producing MKITFYGHASLGIEVGGKHIIVDPFITGNPQASAIDINTLKADYILLTHAHGDHVLDVEAIAKRTNAVIVSNAEISSYYGQREFKTHPMNHGGSWQFDFGKVKHVNAIHSSSFPDGTYGGNPGGFVIEGEHKNIYIAGDTALTMDMKLIPLRTKLDLAIFPIGNNFTMDVEDAIIASDFVECDKILGYHFDTFGYIEIDHEESIRKFFDKGKDLMLLEIGESIEL
- a CDS encoding DUF2199 domain-containing protein, translated to MDEIKFICECCGKEHESWPAITYNSPSSYSNLSDQEKEEIAVIDSDFCVIKHSDQVDRFIRCVLIQKVNDHCEDLEYGFWVSLSEQSFENYLENFDNENHETQYFGWLSNYIPQYQFTNSIPTTVVTKNGNERPEIFPHQDFDHPFVKDYYNGITKEEAEKRIKKILKN
- a CDS encoding DUF2853 family protein, with the protein product MSTREELIVKYASDLKEKCGLTPNMDLLTKVTIGCGPSIYHADASTVAGSQPSEIATVKNNFLIKKLGLADSPALNAGIEAVLEKYGKANKHKYRAVVYYLLTLHFKKESVYK
- the menD gene encoding 2-succinyl-5-enolpyruvyl-6-hydroxy-3-cyclohexene-1-carboxylic-acid synthase — encoded protein: MIYPKIPLAQSIIEIFSAKGIKNIIISPGSRNAPLTIGFAQNSNFKCYSIADERCAAFFALGIAQQIKQPTAIVCTSGSALLNYYPAIAEAFYSQIPLIVVSADRPQSKIDIGDGQTIRQENVFHNHSVFNANLTEEASLENDLKINKAIETAILHKGPVHINAPFEEPLYETVEALSIHPTITHSEGVLATKIIENSEEFISKWNSAKKKLVLVGVNEANSIDEKIIENLANDPSVVVLTETTSNLHHPSFIPSIDTLITPFEDADFLAFQPEILITFGGMIVSKRIKAFLRDYKPKEHWHIDTLRAYDTFNALTEHFIMEPNDFFNELLPETTFVESDYFSKIDKIYDLRKIRRQEYLEKTKFSDFKVFEKVIESLPKKSQLQISNSAAIRYAQLIDIDPSIEVFCNRGTSGIDGSTSTAIGASVGNSKQNVFITGDISFLYDSNALWNAYIPQNFKIILINNGGGGIFRILPGHEEKPVFNTFFETSHHLTAEHLAKMYKMNYLAASDVDSLEKNLELLYTKNDAPTILEVFTPTHENDVILKRYFKELI